A DNA window from Pongo abelii isolate AG06213 chromosome 2, NHGRI_mPonAbe1-v2.0_pri, whole genome shotgun sequence contains the following coding sequences:
- the SLC2A2 gene encoding solute carrier family 2, facilitated glucose transporter member 2 yields MTEDKVTGTLVFTVITTVLGSFQFGYDIGVINAPQQVIMSHYRHVLGVPLDDRKAINNYVINSTDELPTISYSMNPKPTPWAEEEAVAAAQLITMLWSLSVSSFAVGGMIASFFGGWLGDTLGRIKAMLVANILSLVGALLMGFSKLGPSHILIIAGRSISGLYCGLISGLVPMYIGEIAPTALRGALGTFHQLAIVTGILISQIIGLEFILGNYDLWHILLGLSGVRAILQSLLLFFCPESPRYLYIKLDEEVKAKQSLKRLRGYDDVTKDINEMRTEREEASSEQKVSIIQLFTNSSYRQPILVALMLHVAQQFSGINGIFYYSTSIFQTAGISKPVYATIGVGAVNMVFTAVSVFLVEKAGRRSLFLIGMSGMFVCAIFMSVGLVLLNKFSWMSYVSMIAIFLFVSFFEIGPGPIPWFMVAEFFSQGPRPAALAIAAFSNWTCNFIVALCFQYIADFCGPYVFFLFAGVLVAFTLFTFFKVPETKGKSFEEIAAEFQKKSGSAHRPKAAVEMKFLGATETV; encoded by the exons ATGACAGAAGATAAG GTCACTGGGACCCTGGTTTTCACTGTCATCACCACTGTGCTGGGTTCCTTCCAGTTTGGATATGACATTGGTGTGATCAATGCACCTCAACAG GTAATAATGTCTCACTATAGACATGTTTTGGGTGTTCCACTGGATGACCGAAAAGCTATCAACAACTATGTTATCAACAGTACAGATGAACTGCCCACAATCTCATACTCAATGAACCCTAAACCAACCCCTTGGGCTGAGGAAGAGGCTGTGGCAGCTGCTCAACTAATCACCATGCTCTGGTCCCTGTCTGTATCCAGCTTTGCAGTTGGTGGAATGATTGCATCATTCTTTGGTGGGTGGCTTGGGGACACACTTGGAAG aatcaAAGCCATGTTAGTAGCAAACATTCTTTCATTAGTTGGAGCTCTCTTGATGGGGTTTTCAAAATTGGGACCATCTCATATACTTATAATTGCCGGAAGAAGCATATCAGGACTATATTGTG GGCTAATTTCAGGCCTGGTTCCTATGTATATCGGTGAAATTGCTCCAACCGCTCTCAGGGGAGCACTTGGCACTTTTCATCAACTGGCCATCGTCACGGGCATTCTTATTAGTCAG ATTATTGGTCTTGAATTTATCCTGGGCAATTATGATCTGTGGCACATCCTGCTTGGCCTGTCTGGTGTGCGAGCCATCCTTCAGTCTCTGCTACTCTTTTTCTGTCCAGAAAGCCCCAGATACCTTTACATCAAGTTAGATGAGGAagtcaaagcaaaacaaa GCTTGAAAAGACTCAGAGGATATGATGATGTCACCAAAGATATTAATGAAATgagaacagaaagagaagaagCATCAAGTGAGCAGAAAGTCTCTATAATTCAGCTCTTCACCAATTCCAGCTACCGACAGCCTATTCTAGTGGCACTGATGCTGCACGTGGCTCAGCAATTTTCTGGAATCAATGGG ATTTTTTACTACTCAACCAGCATTTTTCAGACGGCTGGTATCAGCAAACCTGTTTATGCAACCATTGGAGTTGGCGCTGTAAACATGGTTTTCACTGCTGTCTCT GTATTCCTTGTGGAGAAGGCAGGGCGACGTTCTCTCTTTCTAATTGGAATGAGTGGGATGTTTGTTTGTGCCATCTTCATGTCAGTGGGACTTGTGCTGCTG aaTAAGTTCTCTTGGATGAGTTACGTGAGCATGATAGCCATCTTCCTCTTTGTCAGCTTCTTTGAAATTGGGCCAGGCCCAATCCCCTGGTTCATGGTGGCTGAGTTTTTCAGTCAAGGACCACGTCCTGCTGCTTTAGCAATAGCTGCATTCAGCAATTGGACCTGCAATTTCATTGTAGCTCTGTGTTTCCAGTACATTGCG GACTTCTGTGGACCTTATGTGTTTTTCCTCTTTGCTGGAGTGCTCGTGGCCTTTACcctgtttacattttttaaagttccagaAACCAAAGGAAAGTCTTTTGAGGAAATTGCTGCAGAATTCCAAAAGAAGAGTGGCTCAGCCCACAGGCCAAAAGCTGCTGTAGAAATGAAATTCCTAGGAGCTACAGAGACTGtataa